The proteins below come from a single Mucilaginibacter mali genomic window:
- a CDS encoding glycoside hydrolase family 95 protein, whose product MRFTPYVLIRCKKLLLLPLLIATMQCFSQGALKLWYKQPARVWTEALPLGNGRLGAMVFGGAGKELIQLNEATLWSGGPMRTNQNPGAYANLQLAREALFKKEDYTAANAYAKKMQGYYSDSYMPLGDLTIDQQFKDSTISNYYRDLNIKDAIATTRFTAGGVQFTRQMISSAPDQVMVLHFTASKPGQLNFKLGIKNQLRHENFLVSNNEIGMKAKAPSHIEPNYNKVPVVITWEDSTHIRGMRYRLLVKAVNKGGTVNADTTGIVVKNATEVTVYLSAATSFNGFDKSPVIQGRDEAKLAAGYLSTAIQKPWPVLLNRHYADHHKYFNRVRFDLSVPADSSNAALPTDERLENYTKGAADLSLETLYFQYGRYLLIASSRPGGVNANLQGIWNKDVRPAWSSNYTTNINAQMNYWPAEAANLSDVHLPFINFIKEASVTGKVTASEFYHARGWVLHHNSDIWAITNPVGDIGRGDPKWASWAMGSPWLSQHLWWHYEFTKDKDYLRNTAYPIMKSAALFCIDWLQPYKGHLVTAPSVSPENNFFDDNHKQGSVSIATTMDMSIIRDLFTNLIDASNELGYDKAFRDTIIAKKALLFPLQIGQKGNIQEWYKDWEDPDPHHRHVSHLFGLFPGKEISPIQTPAFANAAKKTLELRGDAGTGWSLAWKINFWARLLDGNHSYKMIRDLLRITRDLGTNMSNGGGSYPNLFDAHPPFQIDGNFGGLSGMCEMLLQSQSGEINMLPAIPDAWSSGEVSGLKARGNFEVAMKWNNKQIVNASVLSGAGGVCHIRTANRVKVAGVQTKMSKTDNGYLISFNTQKGMRYQITGI is encoded by the coding sequence ATGAGATTTACCCCGTATGTATTAATACGCTGTAAAAAGCTGCTACTGCTGCCATTATTAATCGCGACGATGCAATGCTTTAGCCAGGGCGCTTTAAAGCTATGGTATAAGCAACCGGCCAGGGTATGGACAGAAGCCCTGCCGTTGGGCAATGGCCGCCTTGGCGCAATGGTATTTGGCGGGGCAGGTAAGGAGCTGATCCAATTGAACGAAGCGACCTTATGGAGTGGCGGGCCGATGCGGACTAATCAAAACCCAGGTGCCTACGCCAATCTGCAACTGGCCCGCGAAGCGCTGTTTAAAAAAGAAGATTATACCGCTGCCAATGCCTACGCTAAAAAAATGCAGGGCTATTACAGCGATTCGTACATGCCGCTGGGCGATCTGACCATCGATCAGCAGTTTAAGGATAGCACCATCAGCAACTATTACCGCGACCTTAATATTAAGGATGCTATCGCCACCACCCGTTTTACTGCCGGCGGCGTACAGTTTACCCGGCAGATGATCAGTTCGGCACCCGACCAGGTGATGGTGCTGCACTTTACAGCCAGTAAACCCGGTCAGCTAAATTTTAAGCTGGGGATCAAAAATCAATTACGCCACGAAAACTTTTTAGTATCGAACAATGAGATCGGCATGAAGGCAAAAGCGCCGTCGCATATCGAACCTAATTATAATAAGGTGCCGGTAGTGATCACCTGGGAGGATAGCACCCATATCCGAGGCATGCGTTACCGGCTGTTGGTGAAAGCCGTAAATAAAGGTGGTACCGTAAATGCTGATACCACCGGTATCGTTGTAAAAAACGCTACGGAAGTTACGGTTTATCTTTCGGCCGCGACCAGTTTTAACGGGTTCGATAAGAGCCCGGTTATACAAGGCAGGGATGAGGCAAAGCTGGCCGCTGGATATTTGAGCACTGCTATTCAGAAACCCTGGCCGGTATTGTTGAATCGCCATTATGCCGATCATCACAAATATTTTAACCGGGTGAGGTTTGACCTGTCCGTGCCTGCGGATAGCAGCAATGCTGCTTTGCCTACTGATGAACGACTTGAAAACTATACCAAAGGTGCGGCCGATCTATCGCTGGAAACCCTTTACTTTCAATATGGCAGGTATCTATTAATAGCAAGTTCGCGCCCGGGTGGCGTTAATGCCAATTTGCAGGGCATCTGGAATAAGGATGTTCGCCCGGCATGGAGCTCGAATTATACCACCAATATCAACGCGCAAATGAACTACTGGCCTGCCGAAGCCGCCAACCTGTCGGATGTCCATTTGCCTTTTATTAATTTTATTAAGGAAGCTTCGGTTACCGGCAAGGTTACCGCAAGTGAGTTTTATCACGCCCGTGGTTGGGTGTTGCATCATAACAGTGATATTTGGGCTATTACCAATCCGGTGGGTGATATTGGTCGAGGTGATCCCAAATGGGCCAGTTGGGCAATGGGTTCGCCATGGTTATCGCAACATTTGTGGTGGCATTACGAATTCACCAAAGATAAGGATTACCTGCGCAATACCGCGTACCCCATTATGAAAAGCGCGGCGCTGTTCTGTATCGACTGGCTGCAACCCTATAAAGGCCATTTGGTAACCGCACCATCCGTATCGCCCGAGAATAACTTTTTTGACGATAACCATAAGCAGGGGAGTGTATCCATAGCCACTACCATGGATATGTCCATCATCCGCGACCTGTTTACTAATTTGATTGATGCCAGTAATGAACTGGGTTACGATAAGGCTTTCCGTGATACCATCATCGCCAAAAAAGCATTGCTGTTTCCATTGCAGATAGGGCAGAAGGGCAATATCCAGGAATGGTATAAGGATTGGGAAGATCCGGATCCGCACCATCGCCATGTGTCGCACCTGTTTGGTTTGTTTCCCGGGAAAGAGATCTCTCCGATACAAACGCCAGCCTTCGCCAATGCCGCTAAAAAAACATTGGAGTTAAGGGGCGATGCCGGCACCGGCTGGAGCCTGGCCTGGAAGATCAATTTTTGGGCGCGCCTGCTGGATGGCAACCACTCCTATAAAATGATACGCGACTTGTTACGTATCACCCGTGATCTGGGTACCAATATGTCTAACGGGGGCGGTTCGTATCCTAATCTGTTCGATGCGCACCCGCCGTTCCAGATCGACGGCAATTTTGGCGGGCTATCGGGCATGTGCGAAATGCTGCTGCAAAGCCAGTCGGGCGAGATCAATATGCTGCCCGCCATCCCGGATGCCTGGAGCAGCGGTGAGGTTTCGGGCTTAAAAGCCCGCGGCAATTTTGAGGTGGCTATGAAATGGAACAATAAGCAGATCGTTAACGCATCGGTATTATCGGGTGCGGGTGGTGTGTGCCATATTCGTACAGCTAATCGGGTTAAGGTAGCAGGTGTACAAACTAAAATGTCTAAAACCGATAATGGTTATCTGATCAGCTTTAATACGCAAAAAGGAATGCGCTATCAAATTACAGGCATATAA
- a CDS encoding family 43 glycosylhydrolase, with amino-acid sequence MMAVPNRTSLKQLSLAGIITLAILLWYYNGYAQQLQRSIPVHDPVMIKQDSTYFLFCTGRGIAVWSSTNMVDWKREPQVFETAPEWITGIVPGFKNSYWAPDISYYNGLYYLYYAVSAFGKNTSAIGLVTNKTLYTKSPDFKWVDHGEIIRSVPGKTNWNAIDPNLAIDGKGVPYLFFGSFWDGLKIARLNKDRMSVADDINKLPTVASRKKNGSSGTNPPSVDDNPVDAGGNAIEAPFVFSKGKYFYLFASIDYCCKGPKSTYKMIVGRAKNIKGPYLDKDGVNMATGGGTIVLAGDNNWYGVGHNAVCTFDGIDYLIFHGYDAADKGISKLRVEKLTWDNDWPVVLK; translated from the coding sequence ATGATGGCGGTCCCAAACAGAACTTCACTGAAGCAACTATCGTTAGCCGGTATTATTACATTGGCTATATTATTATGGTATTACAATGGCTATGCGCAGCAATTGCAAAGAAGCATCCCGGTGCACGACCCGGTGATGATCAAACAGGATAGCACTTATTTCCTGTTTTGCACGGGTAGGGGAATAGCGGTATGGTCATCCACAAACATGGTGGATTGGAAGCGGGAACCACAGGTTTTTGAAACTGCTCCTGAATGGATAACGGGTATTGTCCCGGGTTTTAAAAACTCCTATTGGGCGCCGGATATATCTTATTATAACGGCCTTTATTATTTGTATTACGCGGTGTCGGCATTCGGCAAAAATACTTCGGCAATTGGTCTGGTTACGAACAAGACATTATACACTAAGTCGCCCGATTTTAAGTGGGTAGATCATGGCGAAATCATCCGCTCTGTTCCCGGTAAAACCAATTGGAACGCTATCGACCCAAATCTTGCAATCGATGGAAAAGGCGTGCCTTATTTATTCTTCGGATCGTTTTGGGACGGGTTGAAAATAGCCCGGTTAAATAAGGATAGGATGAGCGTGGCGGACGACATAAACAAACTGCCAACTGTAGCCAGCCGGAAGAAAAACGGGTCGTCCGGAACAAACCCGCCATCGGTAGATGATAACCCGGTAGATGCGGGTGGGAACGCCATTGAGGCACCTTTTGTATTTAGTAAGGGAAAATACTTTTACCTCTTTGCGTCAATTGATTACTGTTGCAAAGGGCCTAAAAGTACCTATAAAATGATTGTAGGACGGGCTAAGAATATTAAGGGGCCATATCTTGATAAAGACGGGGTAAATATGGCCACTGGCGGCGGTACAATTGTGCTTGCAGGCGATAACAACTGGTATGGAGTAGGGCACAACGCGGTGTGTACTTTTGACGGAATTGACTACCTCATCTTCCACGGTTATGATGCCGCGGATAAGGGAATATCCAAATTAAGAGTGGAGAAACTCACCTGGGATAATGATTGGCCCGTTGTGCTAAAATAG
- a CDS encoding fasciclin domain-containing protein: MYKFLKNLSCLLCLIVIFGSCRKKAFDDYYGRPSNLQPPIYQVLQGRGNFNTFLAVIDKSGYKATLSAAGYWTLFAPNDAAFQKYFTANNTSLDKIDSVTARKIVTYSLVFNAFQTDHIADYQSAKGWVPTSAFKRRTAYYDGFMFGAGPDGANGVYVSENRNVGVYQYGDNNNKYIPYFYSTFMTAAGLSAADYNYFFPSSTYSGFNVANASVVNKDILAENGVIHEIDQVVLPLPSVEQKMASNSQYSVFKSIFDQFMVTYASDVNYTRQYNTVTNKNNTVYVKKYAPNLTFAPGNENFVKLEDNDGQRDGYTLFAPTDAALIPYIDNTILEFYVPDATQRTPAKLLTNMAVLPTNIIADLLNAHMFPTTVWPSKFASAGNANGEPPRFNTTTDIVEKQFGSNGLFYGVNKVQQANVFSTVYARAYLDPNYSIMTRLLDLYAKAQTSSPSLKYTVFMLSDAQLRALGYDFNTASQAFTQTVNGTTTSGGTPQAALQRILNINIVPTPNGELDDLSGNGIAESLGGEYIRWNNNKVSSAGTVEQNLTLNVIGSRSYSNGKVYYLSGGILDQASKLIAADIAANAGTSTAQGPYYDFYTYMVSSGAYNAGAGELLNVQLGANYTVFIPTQAAMKQAVIDGYLPGVTAGSGAAKTFVSFTYNPSSSTDKDLVTRFIQYHILNGISIAPDGKKGVNGVTFPTLLKNVAGDALSVVTFNQPGNLTIRDSQARTIGLVAPNNNSYFPATSNYLGNRVLLHQIDGYLRYTL; encoded by the coding sequence ATGTATAAATTTTTAAAAAATTTATCCTGTTTGCTTTGCCTTATCGTGATTTTTGGCAGCTGCCGTAAAAAGGCATTTGATGACTATTACGGACGGCCAAGCAACTTACAACCGCCAATTTACCAGGTGCTGCAGGGTCGTGGTAATTTTAATACCTTTTTGGCTGTTATTGACAAATCGGGGTATAAAGCTACATTAAGCGCCGCCGGTTACTGGACGCTTTTCGCGCCTAACGACGCGGCTTTCCAAAAATATTTTACCGCAAACAATACCAGTCTTGATAAAATAGACTCGGTAACTGCAAGGAAGATCGTTACTTACAGTTTGGTGTTTAACGCTTTTCAAACAGATCACATTGCCGATTATCAATCAGCAAAAGGATGGGTGCCAACATCGGCATTTAAACGCCGCACCGCTTACTATGATGGTTTTATGTTTGGTGCAGGTCCTGATGGTGCCAATGGTGTTTACGTATCAGAAAATCGTAACGTTGGTGTTTATCAATATGGTGATAATAATAATAAATACATCCCGTACTTCTATTCTACCTTCATGACAGCGGCCGGCTTAAGCGCTGCAGATTACAACTACTTCTTCCCGTCGTCTACCTATTCGGGCTTTAACGTTGCCAACGCATCGGTAGTTAATAAGGATATCCTTGCTGAAAATGGTGTGATCCACGAGATAGACCAGGTTGTGCTTCCTTTACCAAGTGTAGAACAGAAGATGGCTTCAAACTCGCAATACAGCGTATTCAAAAGCATATTCGATCAGTTTATGGTAACTTATGCTTCTGATGTTAACTATACACGTCAATATAATACCGTTACCAATAAAAACAACACGGTATACGTTAAAAAGTATGCTCCTAACCTTACGTTCGCTCCGGGTAATGAGAACTTTGTAAAACTGGAAGATAATGACGGCCAGCGCGATGGCTATACTTTATTTGCGCCAACCGATGCCGCTCTTATACCATATATTGATAATACCATATTAGAGTTTTATGTGCCTGATGCTACGCAACGCACACCGGCCAAACTGCTTACCAATATGGCTGTTTTGCCAACAAATATTATAGCCGACTTGCTGAATGCTCACATGTTCCCAACTACTGTGTGGCCAAGCAAGTTTGCAAGTGCCGGCAATGCTAACGGCGAACCGCCCCGCTTTAACACCACTACCGATATTGTTGAAAAGCAATTTGGTAGCAATGGTTTGTTTTACGGTGTAAATAAAGTACAACAAGCCAATGTATTCAGTACTGTTTATGCCCGTGCCTACCTGGACCCTAACTATTCTATCATGACCAGGTTGCTTGATCTGTATGCTAAAGCGCAAACCAGCAGCCCAAGCTTAAAATACACCGTGTTTATGTTATCTGATGCACAATTGCGTGCCTTAGGTTACGATTTTAACACTGCATCGCAGGCATTTACCCAAACCGTAAATGGTACAACTACCAGCGGTGGTACGCCACAAGCGGCTTTGCAACGAATATTGAATATCAACATCGTGCCAACACCTAATGGCGAACTGGACGACCTTTCGGGTAACGGTATCGCTGAAAGCCTTGGGGGCGAATATATCAGGTGGAATAATAACAAGGTTTCATCGGCCGGAACAGTTGAGCAAAACTTAACTCTTAACGTTATTGGTTCGCGCTCTTACAGTAATGGTAAAGTATACTATTTAAGCGGAGGGATACTGGATCAGGCCAGCAAGCTGATAGCTGCCGATATCGCTGCTAACGCGGGTACCTCAACAGCACAGGGGCCATATTACGATTTTTATACGTACATGGTTAGCTCGGGGGCCTATAACGCCGGCGCAGGTGAGTTACTGAACGTACAATTGGGCGCTAACTATACAGTGTTTATACCTACACAGGCTGCTATGAAGCAAGCGGTTATTGATGGCTATTTGCCAGGTGTAACTGCCGGTTCGGGCGCGGCCAAAACCTTTGTGTCATTTACCTATAATCCATCTTCAAGTACTGATAAGGATTTGGTAACCAGGTTTATACAATATCATATTTTAAATGGTATATCTATAGCGCCCGATGGTAAAAAAGGTGTAAACGGTGTAACATTCCCAACGTTGCTTAAAAACGTTGCCGGCGATGCGTTATCGGTAGTTACGTTTAACCAACCGGGCAATTTAACCATCAGGGATAGCCAGGCCCGTACAATTGGGTTGGTAGCACCAAATAACAACAGTTACTTCCCGGCCACAAGCAATTACCTGGGCAACCGCGTATTGCTGCACCAAATAGACGGTTATTTAAGATACACACTCTAA